DNA from Amorphoplanes friuliensis DSM 7358:
TTGACCTCAGCCGTCTCCGCGCCGACCGGCTCGGCGTCAGTCAGCCTTGTGTCGGCCGAGTCCGTGGCGGCCCCTGCCTCAACCTCAGCGGGATCGGTCGCCCGCGCATCCTGCGCTTGCTGGTCAGCGGCTGCTGCGTCCGTGCCGTGGGGGTCGGTCTCGGCCGGGTCGGGGCCGGGGTTGGTGTTGGTCACCCCTGGCCTGCCCGGGCGGCCGTGGTGAGCGAGGCGTAGGCGGCGAGGACGTCGGCGACCGTGTCGGCCTCGGTCGGCCAGGCGGCGGCCTGGCGCGGGCCGCGGGCGGCGTAGTCGGCGCGTTTGGCCGGGTCGGCGAGCAGCTCGCGCACGGCGGTGTCGAGCGCGTCGATGTCACCCGGCGGGATGAGCACCGCAGCGTCGCCGACGAGGCCGGGCAGGCCGCCGACGGCCGTGCTGACCAGCGGGACCCCGGCCAGCAGGACTTCCTGGGCGAAGAGCTGGCGCGCTTCCCAGTCGCTGGTGATCACGGCGAGGTCGGCGCCGGCGAGCAGGTCGGGGACGTCGTGGCGGTGGCCGAGGAGGTAGAACTTCGCGTGGAGTTCCGAGGCGCGCTGGGCCAGCAGCATGTAGCTGGGGCCGGAGCCGGCGACGACCACGACCGGCGGCGGGGTGAGGTCACGCCAGCGGGCGGCGGCCTCGAGCAGGACGTCGTAGCGTTTCTGCGGGTGCAGCCGCCCGACGGAGATGATCAGCGGGGTGTCCGGGGTCAGCCGGAACTCCGCGCGCACGGCCGCCCGGCTGCGCTTGGGAGCGGCGAAGGCGATCGGTGAGGCGACCGCGCCGAGGCGCACGTTGCGGGCGCCCAGCGACTTGGCGCGTTCGACGAGGTCCTCGGAGGCGCCGAGGGTGAGTGTCGCCGCACGGGCGACGATGCGTTCGACCAGCGCGGACGCCTGGCCGCGCAGGCCGCGGGCGAGCACGGCGTTGTGCCAGGTCACCACGAGCGGCGCGGCGGGACGGGCCAGCGACGCGACGAAGGCCGCGCGCAGGCCGTGCGCGTGCACGACGTCGAGGTCGCGGCCGGTCAGGGCCTTGCGCAGGGCCCGGACCGCGCCGGAGTCCTGCGGGCCCGGGTTGGCGGAGATCTCCACGGGGGCGAAGTCGGCGCCGGAGGCGGCGAAGCCGAACAGCTCGTCGGTGGCGGCGGGACCGCAGACCAGGACCCGGCAGCCGGCGGCGAGCAGTCCGCGCGCCAGCGACGCCACGTGCTGGCCGACCCCACCGGTGCTGGAGCCCAGCACCAGCGCCACCGAGCCGTGCCAGGCCTGTGCTGCGTCACTCACCCTGCGTCCTTCCCGTCCGGCGCCGAAGTCCTGCGGATCCGCCCGGTCACCCTGGTGACCAGGGGCCGCAGGTCGTGGCGGTCCAGCGGGTAGGTCACCGCGAGGAAGACGACCGCCACCACAACACCGCCCAGCATGCCCGAGAGCACGCTCACCCACCCTGCCGGGGTCGCGGGGCTCAGCGCCTCGACGACACCCCAGCCGGCCAGTCCGGCCGCGACCGCCGCCACGATACCCACGCCGGCCGCCCGGGGCAGTCCCGCGAGCGCGGCGGCCCCGGCGCGGC
Protein-coding regions in this window:
- a CDS encoding glycosyltransferase family 4 protein, translated to MSDAAQAWHGSVALVLGSSTGGVGQHVASLARGLLAAGCRVLVCGPAATDELFGFAASGADFAPVEISANPGPQDSGAVRALRKALTGRDLDVVHAHGLRAAFVASLARPAAPLVVTWHNAVLARGLRGQASALVERIVARAATLTLGASEDLVERAKSLGARNVRLGAVASPIAFAAPKRSRAAVRAEFRLTPDTPLIISVGRLHPQKRYDVLLEAAARWRDLTPPPVVVVAGSGPSYMLLAQRASELHAKFYLLGHRHDVPDLLAGADLAVITSDWEARQLFAQEVLLAGVPLVSTAVGGLPGLVGDAAVLIPPGDIDALDTAVRELLADPAKRADYAARGPRQAAAWPTEADTVADVLAAYASLTTAARAGQG